The Microbacterium sp. LWO12-1.2 genome includes a window with the following:
- a CDS encoding RDD family protein: protein MIWEIDDHAPEIEGLDKNGRPDPAYAESLGLIPAGRGARIGAALMEWAVAVVIAVPAIIALTPILAEAVAGGFEPEAFFARPDLVWIIVAVAVSQGLMIAYVIVQLVLHGRKGVTLGKAVCGIRSVNVRTLERPGFWRGAVVRYLLAGASFLIPLIGPVLVIALSPLFDIERRGRGWLDLAAATWFVDARHGLNPYDQKRMRIARKRVKTPEHEEKAPLPSLATPVDRDAPAAYVPSARLSGGVIGAHRGGTATPPAPQPESAAGAVVSAVPPSLATGAPAPAFAPPVAPAPAAPAPAAPAVLRPAAAPAPAPTSTPAPAPAPAPAPASTPAPAPASTPAQSAAPAASAGTRAVLILDSGERVEVRGTTLFGRSPGAAAGEGEAQLVRVADDTRSVSKTHLAVMPARRGVFAVDRASTNGSAIIRNGSETALVAGHPAELQIGDTVRFGDRTLTVEWV from the coding sequence GTGATCTGGGAGATCGACGATCACGCTCCTGAGATCGAGGGACTCGACAAGAACGGACGGCCCGATCCGGCCTACGCCGAATCCCTCGGCCTGATCCCCGCAGGACGCGGTGCGCGCATCGGGGCGGCGCTGATGGAATGGGCCGTGGCCGTGGTCATCGCGGTGCCCGCGATCATCGCGCTCACTCCGATCCTGGCGGAGGCCGTCGCGGGAGGCTTCGAGCCGGAGGCGTTCTTCGCGCGTCCCGACCTGGTGTGGATCATCGTCGCCGTCGCCGTGTCGCAGGGCCTCATGATCGCCTACGTCATCGTGCAGCTCGTCCTGCACGGACGCAAGGGCGTCACACTCGGAAAGGCGGTGTGCGGCATCCGCTCGGTCAACGTCCGCACGCTCGAGCGTCCGGGCTTCTGGCGCGGGGCGGTGGTGCGCTACCTCCTCGCGGGCGCGTCGTTCCTGATCCCGCTGATCGGGCCCGTTCTGGTGATCGCGCTCTCGCCGCTGTTCGACATCGAACGCCGCGGTCGCGGGTGGCTCGATCTCGCGGCCGCCACCTGGTTCGTCGATGCGCGCCACGGTCTCAACCCCTACGACCAGAAGCGGATGCGCATCGCGCGCAAGCGCGTCAAGACCCCGGAGCATGAGGAGAAGGCGCCGCTGCCCTCACTCGCGACCCCGGTCGACCGCGACGCTCCCGCCGCGTACGTGCCCAGCGCGCGACTCTCCGGCGGCGTCATCGGCGCCCACCGCGGCGGTACGGCGACTCCGCCTGCCCCGCAGCCGGAGTCCGCAGCGGGCGCGGTCGTCTCGGCTGTTCCGCCCTCTCTCGCGACCGGGGCTCCCGCTCCGGCATTCGCTCCGCCTGTGGCCCCAGCCCCGGCCGCCCCTGCTCCCGCAGCTCCGGCCGTGCTGCGGCCTGCTGCGGCACCCGCTCCGGCCCCGACATCCACTCCAGCTCCCGCACCGGCACCCGCTCCGGCCCCGGCATCCACTCCCGCACCGGCTCCCGCCTCGACGCCGGCGCAGAGCGCAGCTCCCGCCGCGTCGGCCGGCACACGTGCAGTGCTGATCCTCGACAGCGGGGAGCGCGTCGAGGTACGCGGCACGACGTTGTTCGGACGCTCGCCCGGTGCCGCCGCTGGCGAGGGCGAGGCGCAGCTGGTGCGCGTGGCCGACGACACCCGATCCGTGTCGAAGACGCACCTGGCCGTGATGCCGGCCAGACGCGGTGTCTTCGCGGTGGACCGTGCGTCGACCAACGGCAGCGCGATCATCAGGAACGGGTCGGAGACCGCCCTGGTCGCCGGGCACCCGGCCGAGCTGCAGATCGGCGACACCGTGCGCTTCGGCGACCGGACCCTGACGGTGGAATGGGTATGA